A genomic stretch from Chloroflexota bacterium includes:
- the glpK gene encoding glycerol kinase GlpK gives MPQFAAAVDQGTTSTRFMIFDHAGNVAAIHQKEHEQLYPKPGWVEHNPLEIWARTQEVIAGALAKGNINPKDIAAVGVTNQRETTVVWDKASGQPVYNAIVWQDTRTADICNRLAKDGGQNRFRRKVGLPMATYFSGPKIKWILDNVPGAKVRARKGEILFGNMDTWVIWNLTGGPNGGVHITDVSNASRTMLMNLKTLDWDDEILRIMGVPRAMLPAIKASSEVYGQAVGALGGAPVAGDLGDQQAALFGQTCFSPGEAKNTYGTGCFMLLNTGHTPVQSKNGLLTTLGYKIGNEKPVYALEGSIAITGALVQWLRDNLGLIEKSGDVESLARTVDDNGGIYFVPAFSGLYAPYWKDSARGAIVGLTRYVNKGHLARAALEATAYQTREVLDAMNKDSGVKLKALKVDGGMVFNDTLMQFQADVLGVPVIRPKVAETTSLGAAYAAGLAVGFWGKVEDLRANWGKDKEWTPAMPAKSRKKLYAGWKKAVTRTFDWVE, from the coding sequence ATGCCCCAATTCGCCGCCGCCGTTGATCAGGGCACAACCAGCACTCGCTTCATGATCTTCGACCACGCCGGGAACGTCGCCGCCATTCATCAAAAGGAACACGAGCAACTTTATCCCAAGCCCGGCTGGGTGGAACACAACCCGCTCGAAATTTGGGCGCGGACACAGGAAGTGATCGCCGGGGCGCTGGCTAAAGGCAATATTAATCCTAAAGACATCGCCGCCGTCGGCGTCACCAACCAGCGCGAGACGACGGTGGTGTGGGACAAGGCCAGCGGTCAGCCGGTCTACAACGCCATCGTCTGGCAGGACACGCGCACTGCCGACATCTGCAACAGGCTGGCGAAGGATGGCGGCCAGAATCGTTTTCGCCGCAAAGTCGGCCTGCCCATGGCCACTTATTTCTCCGGCCCGAAGATCAAATGGATTCTCGACAACGTGCCGGGCGCGAAGGTCCGCGCTCGCAAAGGCGAAATTTTGTTTGGCAACATGGACACATGGGTGATCTGGAATCTCACCGGCGGCCCGAACGGCGGCGTCCACATCACCGACGTTTCCAACGCCAGCCGCACGATGCTGATGAATTTGAAGACGCTCGACTGGGATGACGAGATTCTAAGAATCATGGGCGTGCCGCGCGCGATGTTGCCGGCGATCAAAGCCTCCAGCGAAGTCTACGGTCAAGCCGTCGGCGCGTTGGGCGGCGCGCCGGTGGCAGGCGACCTGGGCGATCAACAAGCCGCCCTCTTCGGCCAGACCTGCTTTTCGCCCGGCGAGGCGAAGAATACTTATGGCACCGGCTGTTTCATGTTGCTCAACACCGGCCACACGCCGGTGCAATCCAAAAACGGCTTGCTGACCACGCTCGGTTACAAAATTGGAAACGAGAAGCCGGTCTACGCCCTCGAAGGCTCGATTGCCATCACCGGCGCGCTGGTGCAATGGTTGCGCGACAATCTCGGCCTGATCGAAAAATCGGGCGACGTCGAATCGCTGGCCCGGACGGTGGACGACAACGGCGGCATCTATTTCGTCCCGGCCTTCTCCGGCCTCTACGCGCCGTACTGGAAGGACAGCGCACGCGGGGCCATCGTCGGCCTGACGCGCTACGTGAACAAGGGCCACCTGGCCCGCGCCGCGCTCGAAGCGACGGCCTATCAGACTCGCGAAGTGCTGGATGCGATGAACAAAGATTCGGGAGTCAAACTCAAGGCTCTCAAAGTGGATGGCGGCATGGTCTTCAACGACACTCTCATGCAGTTTCAAGCCGACGTGCTCGGCGTGCCCGTCATCCGCCCCAAAGTGGCCGAGACTACCTCGCTTGGCGCGGCCTACGCCGCCGGGCTGGCCGTCGGCTTCTGGGGCAAAGTGGAA
- a CDS encoding MFS transporter gives MSPSRNLTVLTLSVIILSLGQNMWFGFAPEFLRALGAGALVIGAFSSLQTFFEALYQFPGGWMTDRFGLRRALVTANVAAAVGYFIYLISPNFSIVFLGLPFVMVWPAFVVPATTGLLAETAAPQASRRAFNFAAQEVITRLPLLIAPVAGGLLITLLSDVQAGVRVGLGITLAAAMLTLFLQGAGYQSNTKLSEAKSIFGIWQEMDGGLKRLLASEILVRYAEVLPRALLVLYAIQILNAPYWGFGLLLAVEAGVAILVRGPLAKLVDAAGYKQLLLMSFLATALFPITIVFAPSWLWLFAGYVISGLKAAGNPIRSALISDLVNPARSGQHVGLYESLVNLAVLPAGFIGGLLWIARPVLPFWLALATGLIGCVLFARLGPGDKPNLQ, from the coding sequence ATGTCCCCTTCCCGAAACCTCACTGTCCTCACCCTCTCGGTCATCATCCTCTCGCTCGGCCAGAACATGTGGTTTGGCTTCGCGCCGGAGTTCCTGCGGGCGCTGGGCGCGGGCGCGCTCGTCATCGGCGCGTTCAGCAGTTTGCAAACCTTCTTTGAGGCGCTCTATCAGTTTCCTGGCGGATGGATGACGGATCGCTTCGGCCTGCGCCGGGCGCTGGTGACGGCCAACGTGGCCGCCGCTGTTGGCTATTTCATCTATCTGATCAGCCCCAACTTCTCGATTGTGTTTCTCGGCCTGCCGTTTGTGATGGTCTGGCCGGCGTTTGTGGTTCCGGCCACCACCGGCCTGCTGGCCGAGACGGCGGCCCCGCAAGCCTCGCGCCGCGCCTTCAACTTTGCCGCTCAGGAAGTGATCACTCGCCTGCCTCTGCTGATCGCGCCTGTGGCCGGTGGTTTGCTCATCACGTTGTTGAGCGATGTGCAGGCTGGAGTCAGAGTCGGGCTGGGGATCACGCTGGCGGCGGCGATGTTGACTCTGTTTCTTCAAGGCGCTGGCTATCAGTCAAACACAAAGTTGTCTGAGGCGAAAAGCATCTTTGGCATCTGGCAGGAGATGGACGGCGGCCTCAAGCGTCTGCTGGCCAGCGAAATTCTGGTGCGCTACGCCGAAGTTCTGCCGCGCGCCCTGCTGGTGTTGTATGCCATTCAAATTTTGAATGCGCCGTACTGGGGCTTTGGGTTGTTGTTGGCCGTCGAGGCTGGCGTCGCCATTCTGGTTCGCGGGCCGTTGGCGAAGCTAGTGGATGCGGCGGGCTACAAGCAACTTCTGCTGATGTCGTTTCTGGCAACCGCCCTCTTCCCGATCACAATTGTGTTTGCGCCGAGTTGGCTGTGGCTGTTCGCCGGCTACGTCATTTCGGGTTTGAAAGCGGCCGGCAATCCGATCCGCAGTGCGTTGATTTCCGACTTGGTGAACCCGGCGCGAAGCGGCCAGCACGTGGGTCTGTACGAGTCACTGGTAAACCTGGCCGTTCTGCCCGCCGGTTTCATTGGTGGCCTGCTGTGGATCGCGCGGCCAGTTCTGCCGTTTTGGCTGGCGTTGGCGACCGGCCTGATCGGATGCGTTCTGTTTGCGCGGTTGGGGCCGGGCGATAAGCCAAACTTGCAGTGA